One Brachyspira suanatina DNA segment encodes these proteins:
- a CDS encoding ABC transporter permease, which translates to MEENIENISLKEKEKIVIANKKKEKSKFFIISVISVVVFLIIWQLITDVFKLFPSYSLPSPYTVFKSFIYKLTNKAPDNGTLFQHILASLQVALTGYFLGAAIGIPLGICMAWFKKFNLVATPLFDLIRPIPTIAWIPMMILWFGIGLGAKSAIVFMSAFVPCVINTYSGIKATTQVHLWVAQTFGASRRQMLKEVAIPTALPYIFTGLRVSLGSSWTSLCAAEMLAASRGLGFMIQLNRQLARADLIIVGMLTIGAVGAILSVGLGYLEKKYVKR; encoded by the coding sequence ATGGAAGAGAATATAGAAAATATTTCGTTAAAAGAAAAAGAAAAAATCGTCATAGCCAACAAAAAGAAAGAGAAAAGCAAATTTTTTATTATATCTGTAATATCAGTTGTAGTATTTCTTATAATATGGCAATTAATAACAGATGTATTTAAATTATTTCCTTCATATTCTCTTCCAAGTCCTTATACAGTTTTTAAATCTTTTATTTATAAACTTACAAATAAAGCACCTGATAATGGTACATTGTTTCAGCATATATTAGCATCTTTGCAGGTAGCATTGACAGGTTATTTTTTAGGTGCTGCTATAGGAATACCTCTTGGAATATGTATGGCTTGGTTCAAAAAATTTAATTTAGTTGCAACTCCATTATTTGACCTTATAAGACCAATACCTACTATAGCATGGATACCTATGATGATATTATGGTTTGGAATAGGATTAGGAGCAAAATCAGCAATAGTATTTATGTCTGCATTTGTACCTTGTGTAATTAATACTTATAGCGGAATAAAAGCAACCACTCAAGTGCATTTATGGGTAGCACAAACTTTTGGTGCTTCAAGAAGACAAATGCTTAAAGAAGTTGCTATACCAACAGCTTTGCCTTATATATTTACAGGGCTTAGAGTATCTCTAGGTTCTTCTTGGACTTCTTTATGTGCAGCTGAAATGTTGGCAGCAAGCAGAGGTTTAGGATTTATGATACAGTTAAACAGACAATTAGCTAGAGCAGATTTAATAATAGTAGGTATGCTTACAATAGGGGCTGTAGGAGCAATTTTATCTGTTGGATTAGGGTATTTAGAAAAAAAATATGTTAAAAGATAA
- a CDS encoding ABC transporter permease gives MKNKEKKRLKLSDFEKPIWAVISIIGFLIVWQLLTTYTPIKITTPKPLEVFKFLVWSLTHNIGQQTILGHIVISIFRVLTGFAIGAVTGVILGISMGVNKYARAIIRPFFEVFRQIPPIAWIPMAILWFGIGEVPKVFIIFIGTFVNVTLNAYAGSSQVNPTLIGAAKMLGSNDRDIFLHVILPASVPQIFNGMQVGFSVSWMGVLAAEMVSSFAGVGWVIIRGSDTANIPQVLAGMIAIGIVGLLLSSLMRYIEKRLTIWNSTGI, from the coding sequence ATGAAAAATAAAGAAAAAAAAAGATTGAAATTATCAGATTTTGAGAAACCTATTTGGGCTGTTATATCTATAATAGGATTCTTAATCGTATGGCAATTATTAACAACTTATACTCCTATAAAAATAACTACCCCGAAGCCATTAGAAGTATTCAAATTTTTAGTATGGAGTTTAACTCATAATATAGGTCAGCAAACTATATTAGGACATATAGTAATAAGTATATTCAGAGTATTAACAGGTTTTGCTATAGGTGCTGTAACAGGTGTTATATTAGGAATATCTATGGGAGTTAATAAATATGCAAGAGCAATAATAAGACCATTTTTTGAAGTATTCAGACAAATTCCTCCTATAGCTTGGATACCTATGGCTATACTTTGGTTTGGAATAGGTGAGGTTCCTAAAGTATTTATAATATTTATTGGTACTTTTGTTAATGTTACTTTGAATGCTTATGCAGGAAGTTCTCAAGTTAATCCTACTTTAATAGGGGCGGCTAAGATGCTTGGTTCTAATGATAGAGATATATTTTTGCATGTTATACTTCCAGCTTCTGTGCCTCAAATATTCAATGGTATGCAGGTAGGTTTTTCAGTAAGCTGGATGGGGGTATTAGCAGCTGAAATGGTTAGTTCTTTTGCCGGTGTAGGTTGGGTTATAATAAGAGGTTCTGATACCGCAAATATACCTCAAGTTTTAGCTGGTATGATAGCTATAGGTATAGTTGGTTTATTATTATCTTCTTTAATGAGATATATAGAAAAGAGATTAACTATTTGGAATTCTACTGGTATATAA
- a CDS encoding ABC transporter ATP-binding protein, which translates to MENKTIIKMNHVNKVFFSEHGYKEVIKDISLEVKENEFVVLFGPGQCGKTTLINLIAGLETAENSDIEVNGKKVTEPHPERGVVYQTTALFPFLTVMENVEFGPRARGIPKKERREKAKYYIDLVGLNGFENSYPNQLSGGMRQRVGIARAYCNEPVVMLLDEPFGHLDAQTRYMMEEEVEKIWQKEKRTVVFVTNNIEEAVYLGDRIILLTNCPTVVKKEYIIDLPRPRRLTDPNFLKIRNEINDNMDITL; encoded by the coding sequence ATGGAAAATAAAACTATTATAAAAATGAATCATGTTAATAAAGTGTTTTTCAGTGAGCATGGATATAAAGAAGTTATAAAAGATATAAGTCTTGAAGTGAAAGAAAATGAATTTGTTGTATTATTCGGACCCGGCCAATGCGGAAAAACAACATTGATAAATTTGATAGCAGGACTTGAAACAGCAGAAAATTCTGATATAGAAGTTAATGGAAAAAAGGTAACAGAGCCTCATCCTGAAAGAGGTGTTGTATATCAAACTACTGCTTTATTTCCTTTTTTGACTGTTATGGAAAATGTAGAGTTTGGTCCTAGAGCAAGAGGAATACCAAAGAAAGAGAGAAGAGAAAAAGCAAAATATTATATAGATTTGGTGGGACTAAATGGATTTGAAAATAGTTATCCGAATCAATTATCCGGAGGTATGAGGCAGAGGGTAGGTATAGCTAGGGCATATTGTAATGAACCTGTTGTTATGCTTCTTGATGAGCCTTTCGGACATTTGGATGCACAGACTAGATATATGATGGAAGAAGAAGTTGAAAAGATTTGGCAGAAAGAAAAAAGAACTGTTGTATTTGTTACTAATAATATAGAAGAAGCTGTTTATTTGGGTGATAGAATAATACTTCTTACAAACTGTCCTACAGTTGTAAAAAAAGAATATATTATAGATTTGCCTAGACCTAGAAGATTAACTGATCCTAATTTCCTTAAAATTAGAAATGAAATAAATGATAATATGGATATAACTTTATAA
- a CDS encoding ABC transporter ATP-binding protein codes for MTNDTREVKVKVSRLTKKFGDLLVLNDISFNVMKGEFLCIVGPTGCGKTTFLNSLTKLYKPTYGAIQIDGEHVDLKKHDIAYIFQEYSTMPWLKVEENVKFGLKIKKLPQDVIEERADRVIKMVGLEKFKNFYPSELSASMLQRVVIARAFAVEPELLLMDEPYGQLDVSLRFKLEDELLNIWKTLGTTIIFITHNIEEAVYLGERVLVLTNKPTSIKKEIHIDLEHPRNIADPKFVEYREEITELIKWW; via the coding sequence ATGACAAACGATACTAGAGAAGTAAAAGTAAAAGTTTCAAGATTAACAAAAAAATTCGGAGATTTATTGGTTTTAAATGATATATCATTTAATGTTATGAAAGGTGAGTTTTTATGCATAGTAGGACCTACAGGCTGCGGTAAAACTACATTTTTAAATAGTCTTACAAAGTTATATAAACCAACTTACGGAGCTATACAAATAGATGGTGAACATGTTGACTTAAAAAAACATGATATAGCATATATATTTCAGGAATATTCTACTATGCCTTGGCTTAAAGTAGAGGAGAATGTTAAGTTTGGATTGAAAATAAAAAAACTTCCTCAAGATGTTATTGAAGAGAGGGCAGACAGAGTAATAAAAATGGTTGGACTTGAGAAGTTTAAAAACTTTTATCCAAGTGAGCTTTCTGCTAGTATGCTTCAAAGGGTTGTTATAGCCAGAGCATTTGCAGTAGAGCCTGAATTACTTTTAATGGATGAGCCTTACGGACAATTAGATGTTTCTTTGAGATTTAAATTAGAAGATGAGCTTTTGAATATATGGAAAACTTTGGGTACTACAATTATATTTATTACGCATAATATAGAGGAAGCTGTTTATTTAGGTGAAAGAGTTTTAGTATTGACTAATAAGCCAACTTCTATAAAAAAAGAAATACATATAGATTTGGAGCATCCTAGAAATATAGCAGATCCTAAATTTGTTGAATATAGAGAAGAAATAACAGAACTTATAAAATGGTGGTAA
- a CDS encoding LacI family DNA-binding transcriptional regulator, whose amino-acid sequence MATIREIAKLAGVSIGTVDRALNNRGRIDPDVEQKILDIAKSLNYKPDKIAKSLAIRKKKFKIAAVLNTYNNLFFEDVIKGIEIAGKEIEEFGMSVIIKRCKDFDADNQLELIEEAINEGANAMAIVAINDERVINKISELYNNNFPIVLLNSFVNSKDCIAYVGCNYDLAGEIAASLLNIISNGNNINLLVFSNNFNKMLGNKKRVDSLVSRLNSDYKNVNVQSIIEMEKDNNLNFDKSKDNLLKHMDTDVVICPGAETSKYVINAIKELGLYNKIKIITYDFSEVVKEGLLDRGIIASITQNPQEQGYRAIKVLFEYLLTKTIPDKRYTYIETQVIFRENLL is encoded by the coding sequence ATGGCTACCATAAGAGAAATAGCAAAATTAGCAGGAGTTTCAATAGGAACAGTTGACAGAGCTTTAAATAACAGAGGAAGAATAGACCCTGATGTAGAACAAAAAATATTGGATATTGCAAAGTCATTGAATTATAAACCTGATAAAATAGCCAAGTCATTAGCCATTAGGAAAAAGAAATTCAAAATAGCTGCAGTTCTAAATACTTATAACAATTTATTTTTTGAAGATGTTATAAAAGGAATAGAAATAGCCGGAAAAGAAATAGAAGAATTCGGAATGTCTGTTATTATAAAAAGATGTAAAGACTTTGATGCTGATAATCAATTAGAACTCATTGAAGAAGCTATTAATGAAGGAGCTAATGCTATGGCTATAGTTGCCATAAATGATGAGAGAGTCATAAATAAAATATCTGAACTTTATAATAATAATTTCCCTATAGTGCTTTTAAACTCTTTTGTAAACAGCAAAGATTGTATAGCTTATGTCGGATGCAATTATGATTTAGCTGGAGAGATAGCAGCTTCACTTTTGAATATCATATCAAACGGAAATAATATTAATTTATTAGTTTTTTCAAATAATTTCAATAAAATGCTTGGAAATAAAAAACGTGTTGACAGTTTAGTGAGCAGACTTAATTCTGATTATAAAAATGTAAATGTACAATCAATAATAGAAATGGAAAAAGATAATAATCTTAATTTTGATAAAAGTAAAGATAACTTATTAAAACATATGGATACTGATGTTGTTATATGTCCGGGTGCCGAAACTAGTAAATATGTTATAAATGCTATTAAAGAATTAGGGCTATACAATAAAATAAAAATCATCACCTACGACTTTTCAGAAGTTGTAAAAGAAGGACTTTTAGACAGAGGAATAATAGCTTCAATAACACAAAATCCGCAGGAACAAGGATACAGAGCAATAAAAGTTTTATTTGAATACTTGCTTACAAAAACTATACCGGATAAAAGATATACTTATATAGAAACACAAGTGATATTCAGAGAAAATTTATTATAA